A section of the Subtercola frigoramans genome encodes:
- a CDS encoding FMN-binding protein — MRKRAVFGSVLSSAAVLAAGWQIGVHEQDAAGLASTGASTSSSASAATGTSTGTGAASAAGSAGASSGSASTSATASATPSPSATTAPATAQTYTGSVVNTRFGTIQVSVTVADGTITDVTALKLTDDDNKSVQISARAAPILRSEVLAAQSANVATVSGATYTSDGYLQSLQSALDQAGL, encoded by the coding sequence ATGAGAAAGAGAGCCGTCTTCGGTTCGGTTCTGTCGTCGGCGGCCGTGCTGGCTGCCGGGTGGCAGATCGGCGTGCACGAGCAGGATGCTGCGGGGCTGGCGTCGACTGGTGCGTCGACGTCGAGCAGTGCGTCGGCTGCCACTGGGACCTCGACCGGTACTGGTGCGGCGAGCGCGGCCGGGAGCGCCGGGGCCAGTAGTGGGTCTGCGTCGACGTCGGCGACAGCATCCGCAACGCCTTCGCCGTCGGCGACCACTGCGCCTGCGACCGCTCAGACCTACACGGGCTCGGTCGTCAACACGCGCTTCGGCACGATCCAGGTCTCGGTGACCGTGGCCGACGGCACCATCACCGATGTCACCGCGTTGAAGCTCACCGACGACGACAACAAGTCGGTGCAGATCAGCGCGCGTGCCGCCCCGATTCTGCGCAGCGAAGTGCTCGCAGCCCAGTCGGCGAACGTCGCGACGGTGAGCGGCGCAACCTACACGAGCGACGGCTACCTGCAATCGCTGCAGTCGGCCCTCGACCAAGCCGGGCTCTAG
- a CDS encoding ferredoxin reductase family protein, with protein sequence MSSTLTPPRRPGTAAAPVSAPGPHGSTAGGVSAAGVASAATGRSAASLSADTRSRAKNHRRRQTAADVMQLLCVTSVAASIALYLAYAGVADFSSLQGTINAVGIMAGLAGTDLILVMLVLAARVPWIDRTVGQDRAIALHRALGKPALYLILAHGLLLTISYAMLDQIDVVGETLSLLSNSTELLLAYLGLGLLVLVVVTSIVAVRRRFAYEAWHLIHLLSYAAVLVALPHQLSTGGVLAEGTLQRVYWIALYVAAFGLIVVYRFALPIIRSARHGLRVTSVETIAPGVVSIVMSGTKLETLRVQGGQYAVWRFWSANTWWHAHPISFSAVPTANAIRITVRDLGAGSARISRVPVGTSVSIEGPYGVFTDRARTSPYLSVVTAGIGITPVRAMLEHASLRAGEASVLLRASDENGQYLWQEVAGISVSTGSSAFSMMGHRPAGTDTWMSESALRSGVTLETVFPHLHDSDLYICGPQAWADLVVQDARRAGLAEKQIHLERFDS encoded by the coding sequence ATGTCTTCCACCCTCACCCCTCCACGCAGGCCCGGCACGGCTGCGGCTCCAGTGAGCGCACCCGGGCCACACGGCTCCACGGCTGGCGGCGTGTCAGCAGCCGGCGTTGCGTCGGCAGCGACAGGCAGGTCAGCGGCCAGCCTGAGCGCCGACACCCGCTCCCGGGCGAAGAATCACCGCCGGCGCCAGACGGCTGCAGACGTGATGCAACTTCTCTGTGTCACGTCGGTCGCAGCATCCATCGCCCTCTATCTCGCCTACGCCGGCGTCGCCGACTTCTCCTCGCTGCAGGGAACGATCAACGCCGTCGGCATCATGGCGGGCCTCGCCGGCACCGACCTCATTCTGGTGATGCTCGTTCTGGCCGCACGGGTTCCGTGGATCGACCGCACGGTGGGGCAGGATCGCGCGATCGCCCTCCACCGGGCCCTCGGCAAGCCGGCCCTGTACCTGATTCTGGCCCACGGCCTGCTGCTCACCATCAGCTACGCCATGCTCGACCAGATCGACGTCGTCGGCGAGACGCTCTCGCTGCTCTCCAACTCGACCGAGCTGCTCCTCGCCTACCTCGGGCTCGGGCTGCTGGTGCTCGTCGTCGTGACCTCGATCGTGGCCGTTCGCCGGCGCTTCGCCTACGAGGCCTGGCACCTCATCCACCTTCTCAGCTACGCCGCGGTACTCGTCGCGCTGCCGCACCAGCTGAGCACCGGCGGCGTTCTCGCCGAGGGCACTCTTCAGCGCGTCTACTGGATCGCCCTGTACGTGGCTGCGTTCGGACTCATTGTTGTCTATCGCTTCGCTCTGCCGATCATCCGTTCGGCTCGGCATGGCCTGCGCGTCACCTCGGTCGAAACCATCGCCCCCGGGGTCGTGTCGATCGTCATGTCGGGCACGAAGCTCGAGACGCTCAGGGTGCAGGGCGGCCAGTACGCTGTGTGGCGATTCTGGAGCGCGAACACCTGGTGGCACGCCCACCCCATCTCGTTCTCGGCGGTGCCCACGGCGAATGCCATCCGGATCACCGTGCGCGACCTCGGCGCGGGGTCGGCGCGCATCAGCCGCGTGCCCGTCGGCACCTCGGTGTCGATCGAAGGGCCGTACGGCGTCTTCACCGATCGCGCGCGCACGTCGCCGTACCTCTCTGTTGTGACCGCGGGCATCGGCATCACCCCGGTACGCGCCATGCTTGAGCACGCTTCGTTGCGCGCCGGCGAGGCCAGCGTTCTGCTGAGGGCGAGCGACGAGAATGGGCAGTACCTCTGGCAGGAGGTCGCCGGCATCTCTGTGTCGACGGGCAGCTCGGCCTTCTCGATGATGGGTCACCGCCCCGCGGGAACCGACACCTGGATGTCGGAGTCGGCCCTCCGCAGCGGCGTCACGCTCGAGACGGTATTCCCGCACCTGCACGACTCCGACCTCTACATCTGCGGGCCGCAGGCCTGGGCCGACCTCGTCGTTCAGGATGCCCGGCGAGCCGGCCTCGCAGAGAAACAGATCCACCTCGAAAGGTTCGACTCATGA
- the lipB gene encoding lipoyl(octanoyl) transferase LipB, translated as MIEFHDAGVGARLVPYEEGLVLQRSVHRAVVAKEMPDTVILLEHPSVYTAGKRTDVSERPTDGTPVIDVDRGGKITWHGPGQLVGYPIIRLTDPIDVVRYVRTLEEVLIGVLADVGVEAFQVEGRSGVWVNRGFGEAKIGAIGIRVAEGVTMHGFALNCSNSLDAYAGIIACGIRDAGVTTISEVLGRKVEPLDVLPSVQARLEHAFAAAGVAA; from the coding sequence ATGATCGAATTTCACGATGCGGGGGTCGGCGCACGCCTGGTGCCCTACGAAGAGGGTCTTGTGCTGCAGCGTTCCGTGCACCGGGCTGTGGTTGCCAAAGAGATGCCCGACACGGTGATTCTGCTCGAGCATCCATCGGTCTATACGGCGGGCAAGCGCACGGATGTCTCTGAGCGACCCACCGACGGCACCCCGGTCATCGACGTGGACCGCGGCGGCAAGATCACGTGGCACGGCCCGGGTCAGCTCGTGGGGTACCCGATCATCCGGCTCACTGACCCGATCGACGTGGTGCGGTACGTGCGCACGCTCGAAGAGGTGCTGATCGGCGTGCTGGCCGACGTCGGAGTCGAGGCCTTCCAGGTCGAGGGCCGCTCTGGCGTGTGGGTGAATCGCGGGTTCGGCGAGGCGAAGATCGGTGCGATCGGCATTCGCGTGGCAGAGGGCGTTACGATGCACGGGTTCGCCCTCAACTGCAGCAACAGCCTCGACGCGTACGCCGGCATCATCGCGTGCGGCATTCGCGACGCGGGGGTGACGACCATCTCTGAGGTGTTGGGCAGAAAGGTCGAGCCGCTCGACGTTCTGCCATCGGTTCAGGCGAGGCTCGAACACGCCTTCGCCGCGGCAGGAGTCGCCGCGTGA
- the lipA gene encoding lipoyl synthase, translated as MSAVPEGRKMLRLEIRNAETPIERKPEWIKTKAKFGPEYRQLQNLVKTEGLHTVCQEAGCPNIFECWEDREATFLIGGSQCTRRCDFCQIDTGKPADYDRDEPRRVAESVVQMNLRYATVTGVARDDLPDEGAWLHAETVRQIHAMNPGTGVEILATDFSGNPDLLGEVFSSRPEVFAHNVETVPRIFKRIRPAFRYERSLDVITQARAASLITKSNLILGMGEERAEISQTLHDLHDAGTDIITLNQYLRPSARHLPVDRWVHPDEFIELKEEAEEIGFLGVLAGPLVRSSYRAGRLWAQSMQRKGWVVPEHLSQLADASAGFAQAV; from the coding sequence GTGAGCGCCGTGCCGGAGGGGCGCAAGATGCTGCGCCTCGAGATCCGCAACGCCGAGACGCCCATCGAGCGAAAGCCCGAGTGGATCAAGACCAAGGCCAAGTTCGGCCCCGAGTACCGGCAGCTGCAGAACCTCGTCAAGACCGAGGGCCTGCACACGGTCTGCCAGGAGGCCGGATGCCCCAACATCTTCGAGTGCTGGGAAGACCGTGAGGCCACCTTCCTGATCGGTGGCTCGCAGTGCACCCGTCGCTGCGACTTCTGCCAGATCGACACGGGCAAGCCCGCCGACTACGACCGCGACGAACCGCGCCGCGTTGCCGAGTCGGTCGTGCAGATGAACCTGCGCTACGCGACCGTGACCGGCGTCGCCCGCGACGACCTGCCCGACGAGGGGGCGTGGCTGCACGCCGAGACTGTGCGGCAGATCCACGCGATGAACCCGGGAACCGGCGTCGAGATCCTGGCGACCGACTTCTCGGGCAACCCCGATCTGCTGGGCGAGGTCTTCTCCTCGCGCCCCGAGGTCTTCGCGCACAACGTGGAGACCGTACCCCGCATCTTCAAGCGCATTCGCCCGGCGTTCCGGTACGAGCGCTCGCTCGACGTGATCACACAGGCGAGGGCCGCGTCGCTCATCACCAAGTCGAACCTCATTCTCGGCATGGGCGAGGAGCGCGCGGAGATCAGCCAGACGCTTCACGACCTGCACGACGCAGGAACCGACATCATCACGCTGAACCAGTACCTCCGGCCCTCGGCGCGGCACCTGCCGGTCGACCGTTGGGTGCACCCCGACGAGTTCATCGAGCTCAAAGAGGAGGCCGAGGAGATCGGCTTTCTCGGGGTTCTCGCCGGCCCGCTGGTGCGCTCGTCGTACCGCGCCGGCCGTCTCTGGGCCCAGTCGATGCAGCGCAAGGGTTGGGTCGTTCCCGAGCACCTGTCGCAGCTCGCCGACGCGTCGGCCGGTTTCGCGCAGGCGGTCTGA
- the sufU gene encoding Fe-S cluster assembly sulfur transfer protein SufU, with translation MSSGELQGLYQQVIMDHARERHGFGLSAGAAAESHQLNPTCGDEITLQLHLDESGAISTLAWEGHGCAISQSSASLLSDLAAGLSVDGLSERIDAFRVAMRSKGTIEPDEELLGDAVVLGGTSRYIARVKCAMLAWVAAESAIDALHRP, from the coding sequence ATGAGCTCGGGCGAGCTGCAGGGGCTCTACCAGCAGGTGATCATGGATCACGCGCGCGAGCGGCACGGGTTCGGGCTCAGCGCGGGAGCTGCGGCCGAGTCACACCAGCTGAACCCGACCTGCGGCGATGAGATCACGCTGCAGCTGCACCTCGACGAGAGTGGTGCGATCTCGACGCTCGCGTGGGAGGGGCACGGCTGTGCGATCTCGCAGTCGTCGGCGTCGCTGCTCTCCGACCTGGCTGCCGGGCTCAGCGTCGACGGGCTCAGCGAGCGAATCGACGCATTTCGCGTGGCGATGCGCTCGAAGGGCACCATCGAGCCCGACGAGGAGCTGCTCGGTGACGCGGTGGTACTCGGCGGCACTTCGCGCTACATCGCCCGGGTGAAGTGCGCGATGCTGGCCTGGGTTGCGGCCGAAAGCGCGATCGACGCCCTCCACCGCCCCTAG
- a CDS encoding aminotransferase class V-fold PLP-dependent enzyme, with product MTTTTSPTSTPAPTPAPRVVPPTPSSAGSAPGFASPLTETEIAVLRRDFGILGSQVNGHPLVYLDSGATSQKPLSVLDAERAYYLTENAAVHRGAHTLAAEATERFENARETVARFVGAQPDEVVWTSNATEGINLVAYALSNASLGRGGPAAEALRIGPGDEIVVTEMEHHANLIPWQELAARTGATLKYIPIDDDGTLRLEVTAQVIGPRTRVLAFTHVSNVLGVINPVAELVALARAVGALVLLDACQSAPHLTLDVAALDVDFAVFSGHKMLAPTGIGVLYGRRELLNAMPPFLTGGSMITTVTMEKAEFLPAPQRFEAGTQKVSQAIALAAAVDYLTAVGVDRIAAHEAELGQRLVSGLRAIPGVKVLGPGVGHERVGLASFDVPGIHSHDLGQFLDDRGIAVRVGHHCAQPLHRRFGVVSSTRASTYLYTTAGEVDEFLAATVDAIAFFGAHA from the coding sequence ATGACCACAACCACTTCACCCACATCCACACCCGCGCCCACACCCGCACCGCGCGTCGTGCCCCCGACCCCGTCCTCGGCTGGGTCGGCCCCCGGGTTCGCGTCCCCCCTCACCGAAACAGAGATCGCCGTGCTGCGCCGCGACTTCGGCATTCTCGGGTCGCAGGTCAACGGGCATCCACTCGTCTATCTCGACTCTGGTGCAACGTCACAGAAGCCGCTGAGCGTGCTCGACGCTGAGCGTGCCTATTACCTGACAGAGAACGCTGCAGTGCATCGCGGTGCGCACACCCTCGCAGCTGAGGCCACCGAGCGGTTCGAGAACGCTCGCGAGACAGTTGCCCGGTTCGTCGGTGCGCAGCCCGACGAAGTCGTCTGGACGTCGAACGCCACCGAGGGCATCAACCTCGTGGCCTACGCGCTCTCGAACGCGAGCCTCGGGCGCGGCGGGCCAGCGGCTGAGGCGCTGAGGATCGGCCCAGGCGACGAGATCGTCGTCACCGAGATGGAGCACCACGCGAACCTGATCCCGTGGCAGGAGCTTGCCGCGCGCACCGGCGCGACACTGAAGTACATTCCGATCGACGACGATGGCACGCTGCGTCTGGAGGTCACCGCCCAGGTGATCGGGCCGCGAACCCGTGTGCTGGCGTTCACCCACGTGTCGAACGTGCTCGGCGTGATCAACCCCGTCGCCGAACTCGTGGCGCTCGCCCGGGCCGTCGGAGCCCTTGTGCTGCTCGATGCCTGCCAGTCGGCTCCGCACCTCACGCTCGATGTGGCCGCGCTCGACGTCGACTTCGCCGTGTTCTCGGGCCACAAGATGCTCGCCCCGACCGGCATCGGCGTGCTCTACGGCAGGCGCGAGCTTCTGAACGCGATGCCGCCATTTCTCACGGGCGGGTCGATGATCACGACCGTCACCATGGAGAAGGCAGAATTCCTCCCCGCGCCGCAGCGCTTCGAAGCCGGCACGCAGAAGGTGTCGCAGGCTATCGCACTTGCGGCCGCCGTCGACTACCTCACCGCAGTGGGTGTCGACCGCATCGCGGCGCACGAGGCCGAACTCGGGCAGCGACTGGTTTCAGGGCTCAGAGCGATTCCGGGCGTGAAGGTGCTCGGGCCGGGAGTCGGCCACGAGCGGGTCGGGCTGGCGAGCTTCGATGTGCCGGGCATCCACTCGCACGACCTCGGCCAGTTTCTGGATGACCGGGGCATCGCCGTGCGCGTCGGCCACCACTGCGCGCAGCCGCTGCACCGGCGGTTCGGCGTCGTCTCGAGCACGCGTGCGAGCACGTACCTCTACACGACCGCCGGCGAGGTGGACGAGTTTCTCGCCGCCACCGTCGACGCGATCGCGTTCTTCGGGGCGCACGCATGA
- a CDS encoding EAL domain-containing protein: protein MSRTDSLQNDFRSRVVQILAVETSIRYAFFALFVDIQPSWLRLVLGFLSVAAIIVAILIRNRELTSHVPGRILIVAAMIVLAFVGFVITSPELAVIAAFSLLGLAMSAIALDTFRPGMAIGLVGHALALLVLGFRSSTIIAAYLIYIGLAITATFLIVRLRAFLELERDAALQLAHTDPLTGLLNRRGMEIQVPLLDAVAQRDEQLLGCLVLDLDHFKKVNDAFGHRTGDSVLSRTAETIQSTIRAADIAVRTGGEEFAVFSVVRSSTDLALLAERLRSNLASTELKPHVTASIGGAIGRGGSAEEISSLFELADTVLFTAKKAGRNTVRMFDGSLGRPLPASALTADYSRSKASDVSAAIRDRTVFVVYQPIVDLEAERIIGFEALARLTTPDGSNIIPPIVISEARKQGLLDRLTIDIVTDAYLAMEEFLDIEPGAPTLHINIEATQITSPELLEHLETMRMSHPRVQLRLEFTEASISDLNTDAIEQMRSLAQSGISFALDDYGQDHASAAALLRMPLHTVKIDKVFLADETNPRHKIILSSVAHLVSDLQMHTVVEGVETQSGHQTLVDLGITHAQGYLYGRPLTAEDTKARLTDSGLTMWT from the coding sequence ATGAGCAGAACAGACAGCTTGCAGAATGACTTCCGCTCGCGCGTTGTTCAGATTCTCGCCGTCGAAACCTCCATTCGCTACGCCTTCTTTGCGCTGTTCGTCGACATCCAGCCGTCGTGGTTGCGACTGGTGCTCGGTTTTCTGTCGGTTGCGGCCATCATCGTTGCGATTCTGATTCGCAACCGCGAACTGACCTCGCACGTACCCGGCAGAATCCTGATCGTTGCCGCCATGATCGTGCTGGCGTTCGTCGGTTTTGTGATCACGTCGCCCGAGCTCGCGGTGATCGCCGCGTTCTCTCTGCTCGGGCTTGCCATGTCGGCCATTGCGCTCGACACGTTCCGGCCAGGAATGGCCATCGGGCTCGTCGGTCACGCACTGGCATTGCTCGTGCTCGGGTTTCGCAGCAGCACGATCATCGCCGCCTATCTCATCTATATCGGACTCGCCATCACGGCGACCTTCCTGATCGTGCGCCTCAGGGCCTTTCTCGAACTCGAGCGAGATGCCGCCCTGCAGCTTGCGCACACCGACCCACTGACGGGCCTGCTCAACAGGCGGGGCATGGAGATCCAGGTACCCCTGCTCGATGCCGTGGCCCAGCGTGATGAGCAATTGCTCGGCTGCCTCGTGCTCGACCTCGACCACTTCAAGAAGGTCAACGACGCATTCGGCCACCGCACGGGCGACAGCGTTCTGTCGCGCACCGCTGAGACCATCCAGAGCACCATCAGGGCGGCCGACATCGCGGTTCGTACCGGCGGTGAAGAGTTCGCCGTGTTCTCGGTGGTGCGATCATCCACCGACCTCGCTCTGCTGGCCGAGCGCCTTCGGAGCAATCTCGCCTCGACTGAGCTCAAGCCCCATGTCACAGCGAGCATCGGGGGAGCGATCGGCCGAGGCGGCTCTGCCGAAGAGATCTCATCGCTGTTCGAACTCGCCGACACCGTTCTGTTCACGGCCAAGAAGGCCGGCCGCAACACCGTTCGCATGTTCGACGGCTCACTCGGCAGGCCGCTGCCAGCGAGTGCGCTCACCGCGGACTACTCACGGTCGAAGGCGTCGGATGTCTCTGCCGCCATCAGGGATCGCACCGTGTTCGTGGTGTACCAGCCGATCGTCGATCTCGAAGCCGAACGTATCATCGGGTTCGAAGCACTGGCCCGCTTGACCACGCCAGACGGCTCCAACATCATTCCGCCGATCGTGATCAGCGAGGCGCGCAAACAGGGCCTTCTCGACCGACTCACCATCGACATCGTCACGGACGCGTACCTCGCGATGGAGGAGTTCCTCGACATCGAACCGGGCGCGCCGACGCTGCACATCAACATCGAGGCCACACAGATCACGTCTCCCGAGCTGCTGGAGCACCTTGAGACGATGCGGATGTCGCACCCCAGGGTGCAGCTGCGTCTGGAGTTCACCGAGGCGTCGATCAGCGACCTGAACACCGATGCGATCGAGCAGATGAGGAGCCTCGCGCAGTCGGGGATATCGTTTGCGCTCGACGACTACGGGCAGGATCACGCCAGTGCCGCTGCCCTGCTGCGCATGCCGCTTCACACGGTGAAGATCGACAAGGTGTTTCTCGCCGATGAGACCAATCCGCGCCACAAGATCATTTTGAGTTCGGTGGCCCACCTCGTGAGCGACCTGCAGATGCACACCGTCGTAGAAGGTGTCGAGACGCAATCGGGTCACCAGACGCTGGTCGACCTCGGCATCACCCACGCCCAGGGTTATCTCTACGGTCGGCCACTGACTGCCGAAGACACGAAGGCGCGGCTCACCGACTCCGGCCTGACGATGTGGACCTGA
- a CDS encoding 3-oxoacid CoA-transferase subunit A — protein sequence MISKTSESAAAALADIPDGATIMIGGFGLAGQPVELIEALLDQGSTGLTVVSNNAGNGDSGLAALLKAGRVNKILCSFPRQTDSYVFDALYRAGEIELELVPQGNLAERIRAAGAGIGAFFSPTGYGTQLAEGKETRVIDGRGYVLEHPITADFALISAYRADRLGNLTYRKTSRNFGPIMASAATTTVAQVDRIVPLGEIDPENVVTPGIYVDRVVETGDRFEKEEWADVR from the coding sequence ATGATTTCAAAGACGAGTGAGAGTGCTGCGGCCGCCCTGGCCGACATTCCAGACGGCGCCACGATCATGATCGGCGGTTTCGGCCTCGCCGGGCAACCCGTCGAATTGATCGAAGCCCTGCTGGATCAGGGCTCCACCGGCCTCACGGTGGTGAGCAACAACGCAGGCAACGGGGACAGCGGCCTCGCGGCCCTGCTGAAGGCCGGGCGGGTGAACAAGATCCTCTGCTCGTTCCCGCGGCAGACCGATTCCTACGTGTTCGACGCCCTCTATCGTGCCGGCGAGATCGAGCTCGAACTCGTTCCGCAGGGCAACCTCGCGGAGCGCATCCGTGCGGCCGGAGCGGGAATCGGCGCCTTCTTCAGCCCGACCGGGTACGGCACTCAGCTCGCTGAGGGCAAGGAAACGCGTGTCATCGACGGGCGAGGGTACGTGCTCGAGCATCCGATCACCGCCGATTTCGCGCTCATCAGTGCGTACCGGGCCGATCGGCTGGGAAACCTGACGTACCGCAAGACCTCGCGCAATTTCGGGCCGATCATGGCAAGCGCGGCGACGACCACGGTGGCCCAGGTCGACCGTATCGTTCCGCTCGGCGAGATCGACCCCGAGAACGTCGTCACTCCGGGCATCTACGTGGACCGCGTGGTCGAGACCGGTGACCGATTCGAGAAAGAGGAGTGGGCCGATGTCAGGTAA
- a CDS encoding 3-oxoacid CoA-transferase subunit B, translating into MSGNSWTRRQIAERLAADVPDGAYMNLGIGLPTLVSNYLPSDREIILHTENGMLGMGPEAEQGHIDPDLINAGKLPVTELPGASYFHHGDSFGMMRGGHLDLCVLGAFQVSETGDLSNWSTGAPDAIPAVGGAMDLAIGAKKVYVMMELASKDGRSKLVETCTYPLTGLACVDRLYTDRAIFELGPDGAAVIELVGETTVDELRELTGLALRDATSAAATQ; encoded by the coding sequence ATGTCAGGTAACTCATGGACACGACGACAGATCGCAGAGCGATTGGCTGCCGACGTACCCGACGGTGCGTACATGAACCTCGGAATCGGGCTCCCGACGCTGGTCTCGAACTACCTGCCGAGCGATCGAGAGATCATCCTGCACACCGAGAACGGCATGCTGGGCATGGGCCCGGAGGCCGAGCAGGGCCACATCGACCCTGACCTCATCAACGCCGGCAAGCTCCCGGTGACCGAGCTGCCGGGGGCGTCGTACTTCCACCACGGCGACTCGTTCGGGATGATGCGCGGCGGTCACCTCGACCTCTGCGTTCTCGGGGCATTTCAGGTCTCGGAAACGGGTGATCTCTCCAACTGGAGCACGGGAGCCCCCGATGCCATCCCGGCCGTTGGGGGAGCGATGGACCTCGCGATCGGCGCCAAGAAGGTCTACGTCATGATGGAGCTCGCCAGCAAAGACGGCCGCTCCAAACTCGTCGAGACCTGTACCTACCCGCTCACGGGTCTCGCCTGCGTCGACCGCCTGTACACCGATCGTGCCATCTTCGAACTCGGCCCCGACGGCGCTGCGGTGATCGAACTGGTCGGCGAGACGACCGTCGACGAATTGCGGGAACTCACCGGGCTCGCGCTGCGCGACGCGACCTCAGCCGCGGCGACCCAATAG
- a CDS encoding thiolase family protein: protein MTESFIYDGIRTPVGRFGKSLAGVRPDDLAAHVVSELVKRHPTLDTATIDDVFLGDANAAGEDNRNVARMASLLAGLPTSVPGVTVNRLCGSGLEAAIQASRAVEAGDADLILAGGVESMSRAPWVLLKPERAYPAGSETLHSTTLGWRMVNPAMPSEWTIPLGETAEILADRYSISREEQDDFAVRSHQRADAAWNAGIYDDEVVLVPGTTLARDEGIRADSSRASLATLKPAFRRDGSVTAGNSSPLNDGAAAMFIGREGALDAQPLARIVSRAVAGNDPNIFGIAPVEAANKALARAGKTWADVDVVELNEAFAAQSLACLKLWPELDPEKVNVDGGAIAIGHPLGASGARILLHLARSLERRGGGVGVAAICIGVGQGLAVVLER from the coding sequence ATGACCGAGAGCTTCATCTACGACGGTATCCGTACTCCCGTCGGCCGGTTCGGCAAATCCCTCGCCGGTGTGCGCCCCGACGACCTCGCAGCCCACGTCGTGTCAGAGCTCGTGAAGCGCCACCCCACGCTTGACACAGCGACGATCGACGACGTCTTTCTCGGCGACGCGAATGCCGCGGGCGAAGACAACCGCAATGTGGCGCGTATGGCCAGCCTTCTGGCAGGTCTTCCGACCTCTGTGCCCGGTGTGACTGTCAACCGTCTCTGCGGCTCGGGCCTCGAAGCGGCCATCCAGGCCAGTCGAGCGGTGGAGGCGGGTGACGCCGACCTCATTCTCGCGGGCGGGGTCGAATCGATGAGCCGCGCACCCTGGGTGCTGCTGAAGCCCGAGCGTGCGTACCCGGCAGGTTCCGAGACGTTGCACTCGACCACGCTGGGCTGGCGGATGGTGAACCCGGCGATGCCCTCCGAGTGGACGATTCCCCTGGGTGAGACGGCGGAGATCCTCGCCGACCGCTATTCCATCTCGCGCGAGGAGCAGGACGACTTCGCCGTTCGCAGTCACCAGCGTGCCGACGCTGCGTGGAACGCTGGCATCTACGACGACGAGGTCGTGCTCGTGCCCGGAACCACGCTCGCGCGTGACGAAGGTATTCGTGCCGACTCGAGCAGGGCATCCCTTGCGACGTTGAAGCCGGCATTCCGCCGCGACGGTTCGGTCACGGCCGGCAACTCGTCACCGCTGAACGACGGAGCGGCTGCGATGTTCATCGGTCGCGAAGGTGCGCTCGACGCGCAGCCGCTGGCCCGCATCGTTTCGCGCGCCGTCGCAGGAAACGACCCGAACATCTTCGGCATCGCTCCCGTTGAGGCGGCGAACAAGGCGCTGGCGAGGGCCGGAAAGACCTGGGCCGATGTCGACGTGGTCGAACTCAACGAAGCCTTCGCGGCGCAGTCGCTGGCCTGCCTGAAGCTGTGGCCGGAACTCGACCCCGAGAAGGTCAACGTCGACGGCGGAGCGATTGCCATCGGGCATCCGCTCGGTGCATCGGGCGCACGCATTCTGTTACACCTCGCCCGTTCACTCGAGCGTCGGGGTGGGGGAGTCGGCGTCGCGGCGATCTGCATCGGAGTCGGGCAGGGTCTTGCCGTCGTGCTCGAGCGCTGA
- a CDS encoding IclR family transcriptional regulator domain-containing protein: MTGVQAEQQDPSPVSELPEPSDQYVQSLVRGLTVIRAFDADHPAMTLSEIAAQTSLTRATARRFLLTLVEVGYMQTDGRLFTLTPRVLELGFSYLSALTLPQVAQPYLEQLSRETGESSSASVLDGGDIVYVARVAVRRIMSVTISVGTRFEAYTTSMGRVLLAGLAPDDLLAHLDLVTFSQKTPRSIDTRPALLAELDRVREQGFALVDQELEIGLRSMAVPVFDASARVVAAINVSVSAGTRTPEEMRATLLAPLRHAATEISASLAAARR, from the coding sequence ATGACTGGCGTGCAGGCCGAGCAGCAAGATCCCAGTCCAGTGAGCGAACTGCCCGAGCCGAGTGACCAGTACGTGCAGTCGCTGGTTCGCGGTCTGACCGTCATTCGCGCCTTCGATGCCGATCACCCGGCCATGACGCTCAGCGAGATCGCCGCGCAGACCTCGCTGACCAGGGCGACCGCCCGGCGTTTTCTGCTGACGCTCGTCGAGGTCGGGTACATGCAGACCGATGGGCGACTCTTCACGCTCACACCGAGGGTGCTCGAGCTCGGGTTCAGCTACCTCTCGGCCCTCACCCTGCCGCAGGTCGCCCAGCCCTACCTCGAGCAGCTCTCCCGCGAGACGGGCGAATCCAGCTCGGCTTCGGTGCTCGATGGCGGCGACATCGTCTACGTGGCGAGGGTCGCCGTGCGGCGCATCATGAGCGTCACGATCAGCGTCGGCACCCGCTTCGAGGCGTACACCACGTCGATGGGGCGCGTGCTGCTCGCAGGCCTCGCACCGGATGATCTGCTCGCCCACCTCGACCTCGTGACGTTCTCGCAGAAGACCCCGCGTTCCATCGATACCCGGCCCGCTCTGCTCGCCGAACTCGACCGGGTACGCGAGCAGGGCTTCGCGCTTGTGGACCAGGAGCTCGAGATCGGGCTGCGGTCGATGGCGGTGCCCGTGTTCGACGCCTCCGCGCGCGTGGTGGCGGCGATCAACGTGTCAGTCTCGGCCGGCACGCGCACGCCGGAGGAGATGAGGGCGACGCTGCTCGCGCCCCTGCGTCACGCGGCTACCGAGATCAGCGCGAGCCTGGCCGCGGCCCGTCGCTAG